From Microbacterium sp. LWH11-1.2, one genomic window encodes:
- a CDS encoding ATP-binding protein, translating into MRATPLDRAENRWYQVFDNPSPLVKQAPTLIATVAAVLLTWWIPDLPVTHLVAVVCGVGLVLAATAHSAVLSARRVYDGWVVLLVPLIDIVGLGLFRTGTGGASSLFSSLVLLPVIWIAAAPGIRYVFVVGGLTSIALLMPYFADPPHSAVDWLRGVIGPLVFAAVAAVINELSRQQRVRAEQAEELVGERTAALADNVKMIVQLREKEHQYRSLVESYEGLWSSITAQAVIATDRNGTITAWNPGAERLFGVSFSEAMDDVRVDRFFAEASLTALASDCTKEQRVDADSDLPPGLRALFAGADDDQNVEDDVDIVTSAGTSVPARVTVNPHRDASGTQQGYLLVVTDESKAVEVARMKDEFVGMISHELRTPLSAIIGFLDLLQSDPGQPLSEEQQEFVAIIERNAQRLLNLVGDLLFTAQVESGRFPLDRAEVDVGELVRSAVASAGPHAQREGIEITAELAPEPVRILIDAGRIGQALDNLLSNAIKFTPRGGRVAARVRPVDGGVELSVSDTGIGIPKDEQGMLFTRFFRASTATSNAVPGVGLGLTITRAIVLAHGGTMDVRSEEGVGTEFRFVLPSAAKTETLRTLSRAD; encoded by the coding sequence ATGAGGGCGACCCCGCTGGACCGCGCCGAGAACCGGTGGTACCAGGTCTTCGACAACCCCAGCCCGCTCGTGAAGCAGGCCCCCACGCTCATCGCGACGGTCGCCGCCGTGCTGTTGACCTGGTGGATCCCGGATCTGCCCGTCACGCACCTCGTCGCGGTGGTGTGCGGTGTCGGACTGGTGCTGGCCGCGACCGCTCATTCGGCCGTGCTGAGCGCTCGCCGGGTGTACGACGGGTGGGTCGTCCTGCTCGTCCCGTTGATCGACATCGTCGGACTCGGTCTGTTCCGCACCGGCACCGGTGGGGCGAGCTCGCTCTTCTCCTCGCTCGTGCTGCTGCCCGTCATCTGGATCGCCGCGGCGCCCGGCATCCGCTACGTCTTCGTCGTCGGCGGACTGACCTCGATCGCCCTGCTCATGCCGTACTTCGCCGATCCGCCGCACAGCGCGGTCGACTGGCTGCGCGGAGTCATCGGGCCGCTGGTGTTCGCCGCCGTCGCCGCGGTGATCAACGAGCTCTCCCGTCAGCAGCGCGTGCGCGCCGAGCAGGCGGAGGAGCTGGTCGGCGAACGCACGGCGGCGCTCGCCGACAACGTCAAGATGATCGTGCAGCTGCGGGAGAAGGAGCATCAGTACCGCTCGCTGGTGGAATCGTACGAGGGGCTGTGGTCGTCGATCACGGCGCAGGCCGTGATCGCGACCGACCGGAACGGCACGATCACCGCCTGGAACCCGGGGGCGGAGCGGCTGTTCGGCGTCTCGTTCAGCGAGGCGATGGACGACGTGCGCGTCGACCGCTTCTTCGCGGAGGCGTCGTTGACCGCGCTCGCGAGCGACTGCACGAAGGAACAGCGTGTGGATGCCGACTCCGACCTGCCACCGGGGCTGAGGGCGCTGTTCGCCGGCGCGGACGACGACCAGAACGTCGAGGACGACGTCGACATCGTGACGTCGGCGGGGACCTCGGTTCCCGCGCGGGTGACCGTGAACCCCCACCGCGACGCCTCCGGCACGCAGCAGGGGTATCTGCTCGTGGTGACCGACGAGAGCAAGGCCGTCGAGGTCGCGCGGATGAAGGACGAGTTCGTCGGGATGATCTCGCACGAGCTGCGGACGCCGCTGAGCGCGATCATCGGCTTCCTCGATCTGCTCCAGAGCGATCCAGGACAGCCGCTCAGCGAGGAGCAGCAGGAGTTCGTCGCCATCATCGAGCGCAATGCCCAGCGGCTGCTGAACCTCGTGGGAGATCTGCTCTTCACGGCGCAGGTCGAGTCGGGGCGGTTCCCGCTGGACCGCGCGGAGGTCGACGTGGGCGAGCTCGTGCGCTCCGCCGTGGCGTCGGCGGGGCCGCACGCGCAGCGTGAGGGCATCGAGATCACCGCTGAGCTCGCTCCCGAGCCCGTCCGCATCCTCATCGATGCCGGCCGGATCGGACAGGCGCTCGACAACCTGCTCTCCAACGCGATCAAGTTCACGCCCCGCGGTGGTCGTGTCGCCGCCCGCGTGCGGCCCGTCGACGGCGGAGTGGAGCTGTCGGTGAGCGACACCGGCATCGGCATCCCGAAGGACGAACAGGGGATGCTGTTCACCCGGTTCTTCCGGGCGTCGACCGCGACGAGCAACGCCGTGCCCGGCGTCGGACTCGGTCTCACGATCACGCGCGCCATCGTCCTCGCCCACGGCGGCACGATGGATGTGCGCAGCGAAGAGGGCGTCGGCACGGAGTTCCGTTTCGTGCTGCCCTCGGCGGCCAAGACCGAGACGCTGCGGACCCTGAGCCGCGCGGACTGA
- a CDS encoding response regulator: MSGRPLALVVEDTVDQAALLRRYLDREGFDAFVAYDAESAIAAFDEIDPVLAVIDLLLPGISGQECARRVQERFPECFLVISSVLDAADYPPADAALPKPITGADLRGIVERVTR; this comes from the coding sequence ATGAGCGGGAGGCCGCTGGCCCTCGTCGTCGAGGACACCGTCGATCAGGCTGCCCTTCTGCGTCGCTACCTCGACCGCGAGGGGTTCGACGCCTTCGTCGCCTACGACGCCGAATCCGCGATCGCCGCGTTCGACGAGATCGATCCCGTCCTGGCGGTGATCGACCTGCTGCTTCCGGGGATCTCCGGTCAGGAGTGCGCGCGACGCGTCCAGGAGCGCTTCCCGGAGTGCTTCCTCGTGATCAGCTCGGTCCTCGACGCCGCGGACTATCCGCCGGCGGATGCGGCGCTGCCCAAGCCGATCACCGGTGCGGATCTGCGCGGCATCGTCGAGCGGGTGACACGATGA
- a CDS encoding glycosyltransferase, with product MAELTWPEATLVVFLVLCVLVGTLPVINTALQFLTLPLHAFRNHYAKAAPYHPNIAVVIPAWNEGLVIGPAIERLLQLEYAPERLRIFVVDDASTDDTPEIVTAMAAAHPGRVVHLRRDKGGEGKAHTLNHGLDVVLADAWTEAVLIMDADVIFARDSLRKLSRHLADEKVGAVTAYIAEGSRDRNYLTRFIAIEYVIGQLSARRVQNVGGAIACLAGGAQLHSRANLEAIGGRIPTGTLAEDTMTTFEGQLKGRRMVFEPHAVVLAEEPRTVDSLWKQRLRWARGNVQLTSIYRKLWFRPSRTHNLGSFTFGLAWFVILLLPAFMLLAASALLILLLLHSDIAEFVFRFMWISAACVYLFSMLYAVQLDPRIGRQSWREAVMFPGLGALILMALALFPWLFEEGLAQVGLALTDESRFAWAVIFYLWGPISMLGIWLARAVEPLPGGRFFAGLLVYICGYGSLLCAITVDSYIKEWRRADASWIKTEKIGRVVS from the coding sequence ATGGCGGAGCTCACCTGGCCCGAGGCGACGCTCGTCGTGTTCCTGGTGCTATGCGTGCTGGTGGGCACCCTGCCCGTGATCAACACCGCGCTGCAGTTCCTCACGCTGCCGCTGCACGCGTTCCGCAACCACTACGCCAAGGCGGCGCCGTACCACCCGAACATCGCCGTCGTGATCCCCGCCTGGAACGAAGGGCTCGTCATCGGGCCGGCGATCGAACGGCTGCTGCAGCTCGAGTACGCCCCGGAGCGCCTGCGGATCTTCGTCGTCGACGACGCCTCGACCGACGACACCCCCGAGATCGTCACGGCCATGGCGGCGGCGCATCCCGGTCGCGTCGTGCACCTGCGTCGCGACAAGGGCGGCGAGGGCAAGGCGCACACCCTCAACCACGGACTCGACGTCGTCCTCGCGGACGCCTGGACCGAGGCGGTGCTCATCATGGACGCCGACGTCATCTTCGCCAGGGACTCGCTGCGCAAGCTCAGTCGGCACCTGGCCGATGAGAAGGTCGGGGCCGTCACCGCGTACATCGCCGAGGGGAGTCGGGACCGCAACTACCTCACGCGCTTCATCGCCATCGAGTACGTGATCGGCCAGCTCTCCGCCCGACGGGTGCAGAACGTCGGCGGCGCGATCGCGTGCCTCGCCGGCGGGGCGCAGCTGCACTCCCGGGCGAACCTCGAGGCGATCGGCGGGCGCATCCCGACCGGGACCCTCGCCGAGGACACGATGACGACCTTCGAGGGCCAGCTCAAGGGACGGCGCATGGTGTTCGAGCCACACGCCGTCGTCCTCGCGGAGGAGCCTCGCACGGTCGACAGCCTCTGGAAGCAGCGGCTCCGGTGGGCCCGTGGCAACGTGCAACTGACGTCGATCTATCGGAAGCTCTGGTTCCGGCCGAGCCGCACCCACAACCTCGGCAGCTTCACCTTCGGGCTCGCGTGGTTCGTCATCCTGCTCCTTCCCGCCTTCATGCTCCTGGCGGCGTCGGCCCTGCTGATACTCCTCCTTCTGCACAGCGACATCGCGGAGTTCGTGTTCCGCTTCATGTGGATCTCCGCGGCGTGCGTCTACCTCTTCTCGATGCTCTACGCCGTGCAGCTGGATCCCCGTATCGGCAGGCAGTCGTGGCGCGAGGCGGTCATGTTCCCCGGGCTCGGCGCGCTGATCCTCATGGCGCTCGCACTGTTCCCCTGGCTGTTCGAGGAGGGGCTCGCGCAGGTCGGTCTCGCCCTGACCGACGAGAGCCGCTTCGCCTGGGCCGTGATCTTCTACCTCTGGGGGCCGATCTCGATGCTGGGGATCTGGCTCGCCCGCGCGGTCGAGCCGCTTCCGGGCGGCCGGTTCTTCGCCGGACTGCTCGTCTACATCTGTGGATACGGTTCGCTGCTGTGCGCGATCACCGTGGATTCGTACATCAAGGAGTGGCGTCGTGCTGACGCCTCGTGGATAAAGACCGAGAAGATCGGACGGGTCGTCTCATGA
- a CDS encoding PHP domain-containing protein: MSHAALRGDHHVHSTFSDDAVSTLAENVAAAAAAGLSTVRLVDHVRQSTTWVPEYLAAVRELSVPGGLEILTGVEAKILDAAGTLDIPALPVGIDRILIADHQFPGIDGPLGPTAVRERIADGWATDDVLDQLVAALIASMQRHPGNQLAHCFSILPKIGLSEDDLGDERTDAWARAAAATDTLVEVNEKWGCPGIRSLAALRRSGARIVASTDSHVATDVGRYSRVLELLDAEGDA, encoded by the coding sequence GTGAGCCACGCCGCTCTGCGCGGGGATCACCATGTCCACTCGACGTTCTCCGACGACGCCGTGTCGACGCTCGCCGAGAACGTCGCCGCGGCTGCGGCCGCGGGGCTGAGCACGGTGCGCCTCGTGGATCACGTGCGACAGAGCACCACCTGGGTGCCCGAGTACCTCGCCGCCGTCCGGGAGCTGTCCGTGCCCGGCGGCCTCGAGATCCTCACCGGCGTCGAGGCGAAGATCCTCGATGCAGCGGGCACGCTCGACATCCCCGCTCTTCCCGTAGGCATCGACCGCATCCTCATCGCCGACCACCAGTTCCCCGGAATCGACGGGCCGCTCGGGCCGACCGCCGTGCGTGAGCGGATCGCGGACGGCTGGGCGACCGACGATGTCCTGGACCAGCTCGTCGCGGCGCTGATCGCCTCGATGCAGCGGCACCCGGGGAACCAGCTCGCGCACTGCTTCTCGATCCTGCCGAAGATCGGCCTGTCCGAGGACGACCTCGGCGACGAGCGCACCGACGCGTGGGCGCGCGCCGCCGCCGCCACCGACACGCTCGTCGAGGTGAACGAGAAGTGGGGGTGCCCCGGCATCCGCTCGCTCGCCGCGCTGCGCCGATCGGGAGCGCGGATCGTGGCGTCCACCGACAGCCACGTCGCAACGGACGTCGGACGCTACTCACGGGTCCTCGAGCTCCTCGACGCGGAGGGCGACGCCTGA
- a CDS encoding ATP-grasp domain-containing protein: MTKRVLVTGAGGPAGVAVIRSLLRRSDLTVFAADMDGWASGIYLVPPAQRRLVPPGRDEDFVPAIARMVAEDALDLVISTVDVELIALADRRGELAPAVLAAPSADTLNTALDKLALAERCAATGRTPRTVLAGPDAEEVDWEFPVFAKPRQGAGSRGIRLVPDRAALEALPTDEGLIVQDFLPGEEYSVDVMADAAGNVVAAVPRTRARVDSGVAIAGQTVRDPELEDTAASIARAIGLVGVANVQLRRDRTGRAVLLEVNPRFPGALPLTIAAGVDIPSLVADLFLGIELPTRVPFREVASVRFLEDVIVEVDDLLVSAHAGHQEEL; encoded by the coding sequence ATGACGAAGCGCGTGCTGGTGACGGGTGCGGGGGGTCCGGCCGGGGTGGCCGTCATCCGCTCGCTCCTCCGCCGCTCCGACCTGACCGTGTTCGCCGCCGACATGGACGGCTGGGCGAGCGGGATCTACCTGGTCCCGCCGGCGCAGCGCCGCCTCGTCCCTCCGGGTCGCGACGAGGACTTCGTTCCCGCGATCGCACGGATGGTCGCCGAGGATGCGCTCGATCTCGTCATCTCGACGGTCGACGTGGAGCTCATCGCGCTGGCCGACCGTCGGGGAGAGCTGGCACCGGCCGTGCTCGCCGCGCCCTCGGCCGACACCCTGAACACCGCGCTCGACAAGCTGGCCCTCGCCGAGCGCTGCGCCGCGACGGGCCGCACCCCGCGTACGGTCCTCGCAGGGCCCGATGCCGAGGAGGTCGACTGGGAGTTCCCGGTCTTCGCGAAGCCGCGCCAGGGCGCCGGCAGCCGCGGCATCCGGCTCGTGCCCGATCGTGCCGCGCTGGAGGCGCTGCCGACCGACGAGGGACTCATCGTGCAGGACTTCCTCCCGGGGGAGGAGTACTCGGTCGACGTCATGGCGGACGCGGCGGGGAACGTCGTCGCCGCTGTCCCGCGGACGCGCGCCAGGGTCGACTCGGGTGTGGCGATCGCGGGGCAGACTGTCCGCGACCCGGAGCTCGAGGACACGGCCGCGTCCATCGCCAGGGCGATCGGCCTCGTCGGCGTCGCGAACGTGCAGCTGCGTCGGGATCGCACCGGCCGCGCCGTGCTGCTCGAGGTCAATCCGCGCTTCCCCGGAGCGCTCCCGCTGACGATCGCCGCGGGTGTCGACATCCCCTCGCTCGTCGCCGATCTTTTCCTCGGCATCGAGCTCCCGACGCGGGTCCCGTTCCGGGAGGTCGCCTCGGTGCGCTTCCTCGAGGATGTGATCGTCGAGGTCGACGACCTGCTCGTCTCCGCCCACGCGGGGCACCAGGAGGAGTTGTGA
- a CDS encoding response regulator — translation MVDEAPRVLVVDDDPDVALLVKTVLERRAGCIVDIAQDGRVAIERMAEVRPDVVVTDIEMPGLSGLELLAELRRTSPNVPVIVMTAHVSVEYAVSALRAQADEFLTKPLDNARLIEVVTRLAAEGRRRREEARPKETVLAIGAHPDDVEIGVGGLLAAHAHAGDAITILTLSRGARGGDADSRQSESLAAADMLGARLFVKDLVDTEISGGGTTVRLIEEVVQEITPTIVYTHSAHDRHQDHRAVSEATIVATRRVGTVACYQSPSATIDFRPTRFVRIDQYLDQKLRLLERFQSQTASRDYLEPEFVTATARYWSRFGGGKAVEPLEVVRETAEFVGAHELTRRES, via the coding sequence ATGGTTGACGAAGCTCCGCGCGTCCTCGTCGTCGATGACGACCCCGACGTCGCTCTGCTCGTGAAGACGGTGCTCGAGCGGCGCGCGGGCTGCATCGTCGACATCGCGCAGGACGGCCGCGTCGCGATCGAGCGGATGGCGGAGGTGCGCCCCGACGTCGTCGTCACCGACATCGAGATGCCGGGGCTGAGCGGTCTGGAGCTGCTCGCGGAGCTGCGGCGCACGAGCCCGAACGTCCCCGTGATCGTGATGACGGCGCATGTCTCGGTGGAGTACGCGGTGTCGGCCCTGCGCGCGCAGGCCGACGAGTTCCTCACCAAGCCGCTCGACAACGCCCGCCTGATCGAGGTCGTCACACGGCTCGCCGCCGAAGGCCGACGTCGCCGTGAGGAAGCCCGGCCGAAGGAGACCGTGCTGGCCATCGGCGCGCATCCGGACGACGTCGAGATCGGCGTCGGAGGGCTGCTCGCAGCCCACGCGCACGCCGGGGACGCCATCACGATCCTCACCCTCTCGCGCGGTGCCCGCGGCGGCGACGCCGACAGCAGGCAGAGCGAGTCCCTCGCGGCCGCCGACATGCTGGGCGCGCGGCTCTTCGTCAAGGATCTGGTGGACACCGAGATCTCCGGGGGCGGGACGACGGTGCGCCTCATCGAGGAGGTCGTGCAGGAGATCACGCCGACCATCGTCTACACGCACTCCGCTCACGATCGGCACCAGGATCACCGAGCCGTGAGCGAGGCGACCATCGTCGCCACCCGACGCGTCGGCACCGTGGCGTGCTACCAGAGCCCGTCGGCCACGATCGACTTCCGTCCGACGCGGTTCGTGCGCATCGACCAGTACCTCGATCAGAAGCTGCGACTCCTCGAGCGCTTCCAGTCGCAGACCGCCAGCCGCGACTACCTCGAACCCGAGTTCGTCACCGCGACGGCGCGCTACTGGTCGCGGTTCGGCGGCGGCAAGGCCGTGGAGCCCCTCGAGGTGGTGCGCGAGACGGCGGAGTTCGTCGGCGCCCATGAACTCACGAGAAGAGAGAGCTGA
- a CDS encoding DUF2277 domain-containing protein, translated as MCRNIVPLNNLEPAATDEECHDAALQFVRKISGANAPSRVNQAVFDRAVDEIARAARQLLDDLVTSAPPKNRAAEAAKRQARSAERYEAIRVYQQEKRAARAV; from the coding sequence ATGTGTCGCAACATCGTCCCGCTGAACAACCTCGAACCCGCCGCGACCGACGAGGAGTGCCACGACGCGGCGCTGCAGTTCGTCCGCAAGATCTCTGGAGCGAACGCGCCCTCCCGCGTGAACCAGGCGGTCTTCGACCGGGCCGTCGATGAGATCGCCCGCGCGGCCCGTCAGCTGCTCGACGACCTGGTGACCTCGGCTCCGCCGAAGAACCGGGCGGCGGAAGCGGCCAAGCGACAGGCCCGTTCGGCCGAGCGCTATGAGGCGATCCGGGTGTATCAGCAGGAGAAGCGCGCAGCCAGGGCCGTCTGA
- the guaB gene encoding IMP dehydrogenase has protein sequence MDQHDPFGFVGLTYDDVLLLPGHTDVIPSEADTSSRITRRISVATPLLSSAMDTVTESRMAIAMAREGGIGILHRNLSIADQAAHVDRVKRSESGMITDPITTTADATVEEVDALCAKYRISGLPVIDDDGKLVGIITNRDMRFVSGFERQTTFVKDVMTSENLVTAPVGVAAGEVIALFAKHRVEKLPLIDEDGKLAGLITIKDFDKSEKYPLATKDDQGRLRVGAAIGFFGDAWERAEALRDAGVDVLVVDTANGQSQGVIDLVRRLKADETFEHIDVIGGNVATREGAQALVDAGVDAVKVGVGPGSICTTRVVAGVGVPQVTAVYEASLAARPAGVPVIADGGLQYSGDIAKALVAGADAVMLGSLLAGTDESPGEIVFQSGKQFKQYRGMGSLGAMQTRGKQTSYSKDRYFQADVPSDDKLIPEGIEGQVPYRGPLAAVAYQLVGGLRQSMFYVGARTIEELKTRGKFVRITSAGLKESHPHDVQIVVEAPNYKK, from the coding sequence ATGGACCAGCACGATCCCTTCGGCTTCGTCGGACTGACGTACGACGATGTGCTGCTCCTTCCGGGGCACACCGACGTCATCCCCAGCGAGGCCGACACGTCGTCGCGCATCACACGCCGCATCTCGGTCGCCACCCCGCTGCTGTCGAGCGCGATGGACACGGTCACCGAATCGCGCATGGCGATCGCGATGGCGCGTGAGGGGGGCATCGGCATCCTGCACCGCAACCTGTCGATCGCGGATCAGGCCGCTCACGTCGACCGCGTCAAGCGCAGCGAGTCCGGCATGATCACCGACCCGATCACGACGACGGCCGACGCCACGGTCGAAGAGGTCGACGCACTGTGCGCCAAGTACCGCATCTCAGGTCTCCCCGTCATCGACGACGACGGAAAGCTCGTCGGCATCATCACCAACCGCGACATGCGCTTCGTCTCGGGCTTCGAGCGGCAGACCACGTTCGTGAAGGACGTCATGACGAGCGAGAACCTCGTCACCGCCCCCGTGGGCGTCGCGGCCGGCGAGGTCATCGCGCTGTTCGCGAAGCACCGTGTCGAGAAGCTCCCTCTCATCGACGAGGACGGCAAGCTCGCCGGCCTCATCACCATCAAGGACTTCGACAAGAGCGAGAAGTACCCGCTCGCCACCAAGGACGACCAGGGCCGGCTCCGCGTCGGTGCCGCGATCGGATTCTTCGGCGACGCGTGGGAGCGGGCGGAGGCGCTGCGCGATGCCGGCGTCGACGTGCTCGTGGTCGACACGGCCAACGGCCAGTCGCAGGGCGTCATCGACCTCGTCCGCCGTCTGAAGGCCGACGAGACGTTCGAGCACATCGACGTCATCGGCGGCAACGTCGCCACGCGCGAGGGCGCCCAGGCGCTGGTCGATGCCGGCGTCGACGCCGTCAAGGTCGGCGTCGGACCGGGCTCGATCTGCACCACCCGCGTCGTGGCCGGTGTCGGCGTGCCCCAGGTCACGGCCGTGTACGAGGCGTCGCTCGCCGCGCGTCCCGCCGGTGTCCCGGTGATCGCCGACGGCGGCCTGCAGTACTCGGGCGACATCGCCAAGGCCCTCGTCGCCGGTGCGGACGCCGTGATGCTCGGCTCGCTCCTCGCGGGCACCGACGAGTCGCCGGGCGAGATCGTCTTCCAGTCCGGCAAGCAGTTCAAGCAGTACCGCGGCATGGGGTCGCTGGGCGCGATGCAGACCCGCGGCAAGCAGACCTCGTACTCGAAGGACCGCTACTTCCAGGCCGACGTCCCGAGCGACGACAAGCTCATTCCCGAGGGCATCGAGGGGCAGGTGCCGTACCGCGGCCCGCTCGCCGCGGTCGCGTACCAGCTCGTCGGCGGCCTGCGTCAGTCGATGTTCTACGTCGGCGCGCGCACGATCGAAGAGCTCAAGACCCGCGGGAAGTTCGTGCGCATCACCTCGGCGGGTCTCAAGGAGTCGCACCCGCACGACGTGCAGATCGTCGTCGAGGCGCCCAACTACAAGAAGTAG
- a CDS encoding branched-chain amino acid ABC transporter permease — translation MVAFLGILMALTAFLVLPPSSASAETSDDEQEVTDFYFAGVITFDDEPVEGVVMQIEGNGFKGETETDVDGKWRLYVPEKDKYTLTVDEKTLPDGVIVDASLLPEGTQPIAGTTASFEVEFGLTGTKIMNLFLGEGQRITVSFLDQLLSRLVGGLNFGLLLALASMGAALIYGTTRLSNFAHAEMVTWGGLVALVTTTFWQLPLWVGIIAAVIGGGLFGWALDAGIWRPLRRRGLGVVQLMIVSIGLSLALRYAFQYLIGGGTRQLPGASPAPIQFGPISLSYIDMIGMGVSIIVILGVAFFLTRTRIGKATRAISDNPQLAAASGIDVDKVVRYVWILSGTLAAISGILWAYFRPGVKWDMGAQMLLLIFAAITLGGLGTAFGALVGSLIVGIAVEVSTLWIPSDLKYASALVVLIVILLVRPQGLLGRRERLG, via the coding sequence GTGGTCGCTTTCCTCGGCATCCTCATGGCGCTGACCGCGTTCCTGGTACTGCCTCCGTCATCCGCCTCGGCGGAGACCTCCGACGACGAGCAGGAGGTGACGGACTTCTACTTCGCCGGGGTCATCACCTTCGACGACGAGCCTGTCGAGGGCGTCGTCATGCAGATCGAGGGCAACGGATTCAAGGGTGAGACCGAGACCGACGTCGACGGCAAGTGGCGGCTGTACGTGCCCGAGAAGGACAAGTACACCCTCACCGTCGACGAGAAGACCCTTCCGGACGGCGTGATCGTCGACGCGAGTCTGCTGCCGGAGGGCACGCAGCCCATCGCCGGCACGACAGCCTCGTTCGAGGTCGAGTTCGGCCTCACCGGCACCAAGATCATGAACCTGTTCCTCGGCGAGGGGCAGCGGATCACCGTCTCGTTCCTCGATCAGCTGCTCTCGCGACTCGTCGGCGGGCTGAACTTCGGTCTGCTTCTCGCGCTCGCCTCGATGGGCGCGGCCCTGATCTACGGCACCACCCGGCTGTCGAACTTCGCCCACGCCGAGATGGTCACCTGGGGCGGCCTCGTCGCCCTGGTGACGACCACGTTCTGGCAGCTTCCGCTGTGGGTCGGCATCATCGCGGCGGTGATCGGCGGAGGGCTCTTCGGCTGGGCCCTGGATGCCGGCATCTGGCGGCCGCTTCGGCGGCGCGGTCTCGGTGTCGTGCAGCTCATGATCGTCAGCATCGGCCTCTCGCTGGCGCTCCGCTACGCGTTCCAGTACCTGATCGGCGGCGGTACGCGGCAGCTTCCCGGTGCCAGCCCCGCCCCGATCCAGTTCGGTCCGATCTCGCTGTCGTACATCGACATGATCGGCATGGGCGTGAGCATCATCGTGATCCTCGGCGTCGCCTTCTTCCTGACGCGCACCCGCATCGGCAAGGCGACCCGCGCGATCTCGGACAACCCGCAGCTCGCCGCGGCATCCGGCATCGACGTCGACAAGGTGGTCCGCTACGTCTGGATCCTCTCCGGCACGCTCGCGGCGATCTCCGGCATCCTGTGGGCGTACTTCCGCCCCGGCGTGAAGTGGGACATGGGCGCGCAGATGCTGCTGCTCATCTTCGCCGCGATCACGCTGGGCGGCCTCGGCACCGCGTTCGGTGCTCTCGTCGGCTCGCTCATCGTCGGCATCGCGGTCGAGGTCTCGACGCTCTGGATCCCCTCCGACCTGAAGTACGCGAGCGCTCTGGTCGTGCTCATCGTGATCCTCCTCGTCAGACCCCAGGGACTGCTGGGCCGCAGGGAAAGGTTGGGCTGA
- a CDS encoding branched-chain amino acid ABC transporter permease, with amino-acid sequence MDFGSIFSNTAVYLFSPVTLAYALAATGLAMHFGFAGLLNFGMAAFMAIGGYGYAISVLTFGLPWWIGMLIGLLGGALFAVLLGIPTLRLRADYLAIATIAAGEIVRLLFTTQVFDEYTNSADGLAQFNGGFRDANPFPVGTYGFGPWTYSADDLWNRVFGLIVLVVAILLVWALMRSPWGRVLKGIREDEDAVRSLGKNVFAYKMQALVVGGVIGAAGGIVFVLPSAVVPGSYTTSLTFFLWTVLLLGGAATVIGPTLGAILFWVVFAFMANLLPAMAKAGILPMSDSQASTLVFIFIGIALMLLVIFRPQGILGDKREMTFVK; translated from the coding sequence ATGGACTTCGGAAGCATCTTCTCCAACACCGCCGTCTACCTGTTCAGCCCGGTCACCCTGGCGTACGCCCTGGCGGCGACGGGTCTCGCGATGCACTTCGGCTTCGCCGGCCTGCTCAACTTCGGTATGGCCGCGTTCATGGCGATCGGCGGCTACGGCTACGCCATCTCGGTGCTCACCTTCGGGCTCCCCTGGTGGATCGGCATGCTGATCGGTCTGCTCGGCGGCGCGCTCTTCGCGGTGCTGCTCGGCATCCCGACCCTGCGTCTGCGGGCCGACTACCTCGCGATCGCGACGATCGCGGCCGGTGAGATCGTGCGCCTGCTGTTCACCACGCAGGTCTTCGACGAGTACACCAACTCCGCCGACGGCCTCGCCCAGTTCAACGGCGGCTTCCGCGACGCGAACCCCTTCCCCGTCGGGACCTACGGGTTCGGGCCGTGGACGTACAGCGCCGACGATCTCTGGAACCGCGTGTTCGGGCTGATCGTGCTCGTCGTCGCGATCCTGCTGGTCTGGGCTCTGATGCGCAGCCCGTGGGGCCGTGTGCTCAAGGGCATCCGCGAGGACGAGGACGCCGTGCGCTCGCTCGGCAAGAACGTCTTCGCCTACAAGATGCAGGCGCTCGTCGTCGGCGGCGTCATCGGCGCGGCGGGCGGGATCGTGTTCGTCCTCCCCTCTGCCGTCGTCCCCGGCAGCTACACGACCTCGCTGACGTTCTTCCTGTGGACGGTCCTCCTCCTCGGCGGCGCGGCCACCGTGATCGGGCCGACGCTCGGAGCGATCCTCTTCTGGGTCGTGTTCGCCTTCATGGCGAACCTGCTGCCGGCGATGGCGAAGGCGGGGATCCTGCCGATGTCCGACAGCCAGGCCTCGACGCTGGTGTTCATCTTCATCGGCATCGCGCTGATGCTGCTCGTGATCTTCCGCCCCCAGGGCATCCTCGGCGACAAGAGGGAGATGACCTTTGTCAAGTGA